A segment of the Phoenix dactylifera cultivar Barhee BC4 chromosome 15, palm_55x_up_171113_PBpolish2nd_filt_p, whole genome shotgun sequence genome:
aggcggtcgcctaaggccccggcccaAAGAAGGCCCACCGCAGGAAATGCCTCaaagataaaatggaaaaaaaggCCCCCTgtgaattcgccttaggccggCCCACTGTAGGGAAGGCCTCAAACACAAAatggccttaggcccccaaatacatTGGGCCGCTCCTGGGACCCAGTTATGATGGGTCCTCTATTTTATTTAACCTCAAGGTCCAAGGgagtatttttctttctttggtttTTTTGTTGGCCTGTGGAAAAGGCGTGGTTAAAAGTCAGATAACAGAACGACGCATTCGCCGATGGCCATGGGAACACGGAGCTTGACAAACACCACACTGAGATGTTTCAGCTATGGAGATTAATAGAATAGATATTCTCTCATTAACATGGCATGTATATGCCATACTTAACACCCAAAACATGTTCCATATGGAACTTGTGACATTATAGCAAACCATATTATAACATTAAAACATTTGCAAATACGTCCCTTTAACATCTCCAAGATTCATTTATCGCCAAAATTTGAGCTCCTTGAGCACCTTTCAACCTTCTATCTAAGGCTACAAATGGGTCAGGTTGCCCCATGACCTGACCTGACCTGGTTAGACCCGACCTGACCCATTTTAGAAGACCCGTGGGGTTGGATCGAGTTTTAAAATTGGACCCGTTCTATTTTTCGGATCGGATTTGGATTTACTGAATCTTAACCCGACCAGATCCGATCTAACCCAAATCCGGATTTTTTATTTGGGCTCGCAGGCCCACAGGCTGTAGCCGCATCTCGTAGGGAATCGCTCAGATGCCTACTTCGTTGCTTGCTCATTGGCTTTAAGGTTTCAGCCGAGGCTTAGCCAGTTAACCATGCCGTTCGATTTTCCTTTCCATCGCTCTCTTCGATCTTCCGATTCTCCCCTGAGCTAAGGCTGAGGAACATTTGGAGCCATCATGCAAAACCCTTCCTTCCTAGATGGATCTTCCGCTTCATACTCGTGCAGCGATTCAACGAGTCTCTTCGGCATCTGGTGACTTCAGCATGCTTTGTCTCAACCCGAAGGTATCTCCCTCCTCCAAAACCTTAGATCTGCAACTTGCCCTACATTGTTCTCCCCCATCCTCTCTTCTTTGATTCTTCCTCAGTTACTCCTCTAGATGTTCCTCCCTTCTCCGATTCTTCGAAACCCTAGGTCTTTCTCCTCAAGATGTTACTCTGGAATTACATGTGTAGCGACTCTCCACTGGTTCATTCCAGGCAGTCAGTATGCATCTCAGTTGGCTCTCTATTCTGAACTCGACCGGTGGTCATGAGAGCATCCATTTCATGAAAGTAGGCTTTGTGACGGACCCAGCCCAGATTCAACTTGGATCCAATTCGGACCCAAAATTTTTGGGTCGGATCTGGGTTATACATAGACCCGACCTGACCCAAATTGATCTTCAATTGGGTTGGATCTAAGTCCAAAATTAGAATGCGAATAAGCAATCGAATTAGGTTGGGATCACtcaagacccgacccgacccgacccatttgcaccttaAAGTCAGTCCATCGCAGTGGCTTGTACGTTAGGAGAACATAGAGATTCGTGCTCCAAATGATCGACCCACTCATTTCGCAAGGCTACGTTACCCATCTCTTCCTCCATGCTAATCCAATGGCCCCATGTTTTATTCGTTTCCGCAAGTGGGCCAGCGAAAGAGACCGCCACCATAAAGAGACGAAGAAGATGTGTGTGGTTTTTCCCAACTCCCCCGTCCCTTTCTTCTATTTCTAACTttattttctcctcctctctctctctctctctctctctctctcctattCATCAGTTTCCTCTCCCAACAAGAAGAAGCTTGATGAGAAAGCCTTCTCTCCTAGTTTGCTCTTGAGATGGGAGGCAAAGAAGGTGCTGTTCCTCCCTCCCCATCTCCGACATCCTCATCTGTGGTCTGTTGCATGTGTGGCGATCACGGCCTGCCGCAAGAGCTCTTTCGATGCAAGATCTGCCTCGTTAGATCTCAACACAAGTAAGAAACAATACGATTCTTCCACTGTAATCGATATTGGttgattcaaagcttcctcAATAGCTAGAAATGACAGTAGATCAATCTGATCCAAGTCGGCTTTTACGAATCCTTCTTCGCCACCATCCTGAtaatctcttctttctttcttttttttgttggtgaAGAGAGAGGCAAAGATACCcgacttttattaaaaaaaggaagtttacagaaactatttataaagaatttgcaagaaaaaaaaaaaaaataatcgtaCTAAGATTCGTCTCATAATTCGCCTTTAATAACTATGCGGATTTCCATAACACAAGGTAAGCTGTTGTCTTCTATTAATTGATTCTTCTCCCTTCAGATACTGCAGCGATCTCTACCTAAAAACTGAGACCTATCGAGCATGCAATTGGTGCCTAAGGGACGAAGGAGTAAAGTCTCTCCCTCAGGAATCCTCCACCCAGGATCACAATAACTCAACCTCTTCGTCCTCCGGTAGTAATAATGGAGGGCTGGGACTGAAAGTACACCGGGGTGCCTATGCATTGCACCTCAACAAGCCCATCAAAAAGCAAAGAGCGCCCGAGAGATCACCAACGGTCGAGATCGCAAGATCGGCAGAGCTATCGCCAGGCTTGGGGAGAAGCAAGCATGCCTTTAGGGGTAAGGTTAGAAGATATAAGCTCTTGGAAGAGGTCTCTAGCCAAATGTATCAGAGAGAGTAACGAATTAAAGTTTATCTCATGTACCGGTCTTCACACATACAGAAGAGGACGTAATCTTCATGTCTTGTTATGGTTAAAGGTACGATCAAtgcaacaaagaagaaaaattgtATCTCTTTCCTGAGGAACAAACAAAGAGCAAAGATTCATAAGATTGTGATTTTGGTGATATGATGACGTGAAAATGGGGAAAAATTCCAGCCCCACACAAAACTAGCTTAATTACCACGGGCGGACCACCTTGAAAGATTTTTCAGAGGTAGGGCTGCAAGTGGCATAGTTTGGTCCTAATCCAGTCTAAAGATTTAGACACAATGCCGATTGACCGCTTGACCGGCATAGCCGGCCATTTCGATTGATCCTAAGTTCTAGGAAGTGTCATCTGATTATTATTCTTATGTTTTTTTGATACAACGGCAGCTCAAACAGCTCTAATGTGAGTACAGTAAGTAAaatcaagaaagagaaaagagcgTAAACATGAAGGGATAGCTATCTCAGTAATCCACAAGACTGCACCAGAATGCCAAGCAACAAAAGAGGCAACCTAGTTGGCTGCCCTATTAGCCTTCCTGAAGACATGAATTGCCTTAGAGGAATCCAAATCTCCCACCAGTCGGCAGATGTCATACAACAATGGGTTCCCACACCCACACCGATCCTCTCCCTGAAACCAATCAATCACGATAGAAGAGTCCTCCTCAAGATACACCCTATCCGCACCAAGCACTTGCCTCGCAAAGGTGATACTCTCCCAAGCTGCCTGAAGCTCTGTCCCAATAGCAGTCACGTCCGAAGAATGTCGTCCCCCTGCTGCAATCAACCTAAATGCATGGTCTCTGATTACAAAACCAACTCCACCGCTAGCTCCATTGGCAGAGGCACTACCATTAAAATTCACCTTGAAATGGGCGagaggtgggggcacccaagagAAGAAGGTAAATATGGACGCTGCTGCAATAGAATGGATGTCTTAGATTTTCCTAGCCATCCCAGATGAATCTGCAGTAGTGGTTGTAGATAGCTCTGCAACATGTCGAAGAGCCCTATCCACAATCGACCTCACATGCATCCATCTACCCTCGAGTAGGTGGGCGTTTCTGTCCAACCAGATATAGTAGTGTCATCTGATTACTTCGAGCTAACTTGGGGAGCTCAATTATACTGCCTCTGCTTGCAATTAAAGCCAGGTCCAATTTTGTTTGTTAGATGGCTGATTCATTCTCGATTCtcaatttataatttataattggCTCATGGTTTTGAAATTTCAAGCAAAAGATCATGTCTATATTAGATCCAGGTATTCTCCACACATCGCAATCTAAATTGCATTCCTATACTCTGCCAGAACTAACTAATAAGTTTGAAAAGAGAGTAGCTGGGTGGAAGTGGAATTCTGTTTTTATTGGTGGAAAAATTCATCCTTATTAATCTAATTCTCCTCATTGATCCTATTTTTTTATGctatattttcttctttcttccataGATTATAAAGAATGTTATTTGAATGTTACTACAGGTACATTTGAAAAAAATGATCAAAAGTTTCCTATCTCATCAACTGGGTAGGCTGGTTTTTCTCCCCAAGAATCGAGAATGACTTATAGCTACCCCTTCCCAACGGGAGGGCAAAATTATCTGAAGATGCCATGATTTGAAAGCCTCCGTTGTTGACAATGCTTGTCATTTAATCACCATTAAAACCTTCAACTAATTCCTCAACAAAATCCAAGTTTTAATGTATGAGGACTGGCAGAAAAAACTAGATCCATTAATTCTTTGATGACTTGTACCTTGGAAGACATTTAATGAACTGATGGAACAACTTATCCGATCCTACCCTTTCTCCTAGCAAATATAGCTATTGTTTGGATTATGGTTTATCAACGTCATCGCTCCTACAGTTGTTCTACGCCTTTGAACTTGGCAAAAAGTTAGCAAcgttattcttcttcttttatgaagACGGAGGCAAAGCCACCTGACCTTAGTGTTTATAAAAACTATTTATaacaaatttataaaaaaataataaattttttttataaaagatagTAATACGTAAGTAGACATGTTAAGCTATTCA
Coding sequences within it:
- the LOC103723726 gene encoding uncharacterized protein LOC103723726 — its product is MGGKEGAVPPSPSPTSSSVVCCMCGDHGLPQELFRCKICLVRSQHKYCSDLYLKTETYRACNWCLRDEGVKSLPQESSTQDHNNSTSSSSGSNNGGLGLKVHRGAYALHLNKPIKKQRAPERSPTVEIARSAELSPGLGRSKHAFRGKVRRYKLLEEVSSQMYQRE